One genomic region from Torulaspora delbrueckii CBS 1146 chromosome 4, complete genome encodes:
- the TDA9 gene encoding Tda9p (similar to Saccharomyces cerevisiae RSF2 (YJR127C) and YML081W; ancestral locus Anc_4.351), producing the protein MFPDSGALQISSVYQHSDESVVSTNMASAAKGELETGGLLPIPKKSRTIKTDKPRPYLCPICTRGFVRQEHLKRHQRSHTNEKPFLCVFCGRCFARRDLVLRHQHKLHGSLVGSSSPSNISSSNSLTEISDVGTLSTNDMEKHIIKVAGNKEAILPTPSNPLARTAAQLKKDAREAAATGKTCSSISPLTTNSAVSSSSSLNSMSNRDSSISLEAVSKKSLSPVIAEQSDKNPPKRRKRHASFSATSAFTYINDNQTSQQVLKELHSIQDVPHQVGFSTPQLNAQQLLEKFAESGVVDADLLGLPSDFCLDEYVAAESSHRQDQQPGEDYFSQPTENNSGAQNASSEPFSNIPMTPSAFLHNAPSLVNFLTMGSTAGGAGGFAGITAGDSNLTSFKYEPFETESYLEMPTEKINAGNKSVGTSRNTELPQEDLWISDLVGNSRREPAFKLDFEHFNDIGFVDTFTNKSSSATPMIMDAATVNSFSPASGKSQSASQPIKLLQKDRTSISPASNPSSGSTQYHPEKRRASFSLGPAVSSLFNSRQKDLFQMISEFQVLNSSPSPRTSSSGESPLSPGDASAKYRKGSRLILFDAEFREAIIRETNLQSKQFPKLDELNAYVNLYQSEFHRYFPFIHLHSLVPSMNNLLIILSITMIGALYAFHSSHAMLLSNIARLKVRDRLNDIHNNFETTPLSLIQSMVLLTFFGIFSNDSNVTNGMSNKVMMLIKLVKSSKLNMPLETLQTPPIESDHVLEFQDNPEVLNRIRSQYNTPQQIHRNFKYFITAQARIRTCHIILLISNLFTSLVGLEGVFHSIDLKCGVPCFHERLFACEDAIQWARNLKKYHIVLDSKFSLIQLSNGEDYSHCLMYISTGSQYYYENSKISFRTLLSMLISVHEKIFLERNNMKYEANEQVNEIKWRMNSRPVIDAMLKHWEAIFIKSGGTLACHEENIPMINENPAMRLIIPLHLFANIRKCLDLRRVMNRIWLKDWEGMNEGLSCMSSNKDSLREASSFALNIVRFWAETVSVMKNAERTAIRTPIFSITCIFSSILIVAEYMRRVEAWAQDFDPSNPTAQILNASDRMFWLKSEQVLKKVEEHLLPKGYNSQSYAEFLRSQAKGALDVDVLDNELARRAMKPDTPTEETKEVIIKARLSSRSLYLGVRILGDAPIWPIALLFAHALQARAIYNLEDRSTLSKPE; encoded by the coding sequence ATGTTCCCCGATTCAGGTGCTTTGCAAATATCATCTGTTTACCAGCACAGTGATGAGTCCGTAGTGAGTACTAATATGGCTTCTGCAGCGAAGGGAGAGTTAGAGACGGGCGGATTGTTGCCCATACCGAAGAAATCGAGGACTATCAAGACAGATAAGCCCAGACCGTACTTGTGTCCCATTTGTACGCGTGGATTCGTGAGGCAAGAacatttgaagagacaCCAGAGGTCGCATACGAATGAGAAACCCTTTTTATGTGTGTTTTGTGGGAGATGCTTTGCACGCAGAGATTTGGTGCTGAGACATCAACATAAATTGCATGGCAGTTTAGTGGGCAGTAGTTCACCAAGCAATATTTCTAGCTCCAATTCACTCACAGAGATTTCCGATGTTGGAACTTTGTCTACCAATGATATGGAGAAGCATATCATTAAAGTTGCCGGTAATAAAGAGGCAATTCTACCAACGCCTAGTAATCCGTTGGCAAGAACGGCAGcacagttgaagaaagacgCTAGAGAGGCTGCTGCTACAGGGAAGACATGCTCCAGTATAAGTCCATTGACCACTAACTCGGCAGTgtcgtcttcttcatctttgaactCAATGAGTAATAGAGATTCTAGTATATCTTTAGAGGCAGTCTCTAAGAAATCGCTATCTCCCGTGATTGCAGAGCAATCAGATAAGAATCCTCcgaaaagaaggaagaggCATGCCTCCTTCTCAGCTACAAGTGCATTCACTTATATCAACGATAACCAGACTTCTCAGCAGGTTTTGAAGGAGTTGCATTCCATTCAGGACGTTCCGCATCAGGTTGGGTTTTCTACGCCTCAGTTGAATGCTCAACAGCTACTTGAGAAATTTGCAGAGTCTGGTGTTGTAGATGCAGATTTGCTAGGTCTACCCTCCGATTTCTGTCTCGATGAATATGTGGCAGCGGAGAGTAGTCATCGCCAGGATCAGCAACCGGGTGAGGACTATTTCTCACAGCCTACCGAGAACAACAGTGGTGCACAGAATGCATCATCGGAACCATTTTCCAATATTCCCATGACGCCCAGTGCGTTCCTTCACAATGCTCCTTCATTAGTCAATTTCTTAACCATGGGGTCCACGGCAGGTGGAGCTGGTGGTTTCGCTGGCATCACTGCTGGGGACTCGAATCTAACATCATTCAAATATGAACCATTCGAAACTGAATCATATTTGGAAATGCCAACAGAAAAGATAAATGCTGGGAACAAGTCAGTAGGGACTTCCAGAAACACTGAGTTACCTCAGGAGGATTTATGGATATCTGATTTGGTCGGAAACTCTCGAAGAGAACCTGCTTTCAAACTCGATTTCGAACATTTTAATGATATAGGGTTTGTTGATACATTCACCAATAAATCGTCTTCTGCCACACCGATGATAATGGATGCGGCCACTGTCAACTCTTTCTCGCCAGCTTCTGGTAAGTCTCAATCGGCCTCTCAGCCGATAAAACTGCTCCAAAAAGACCGGACTAGTATAAGTCCCGCTAGTAATCCTAGCAGTGGCTCTACACAATACCATCCAGAAAAGCGAAGAGCAAGCTTCTCTTTGGGTCCTGCAGTATCAtccttgttcaattccAGGCAAAAGGATTTGTTCCAGATGATATCTGAATTTCAAGTACTAAATTCTTCGCCCTCGCCAAGAACATCCTCATCGGGGGAATCACCACTGAGTCCGGGAGATGCTTCTGCAAAATATAGAAAGGGTTCTAGATTGATTCTATTTGATGCTGAGTTTCGTGAGGCAATTATCAGAGAAACTAATCTGCAATCAAAGCAATTTCCAAAGTTAGATGAACTAAATGCTTATGTCAATCTCTACCAGTCCGAATTTCACCGCTATTTTCCTTTTATTCATCTTCACTCCCTTGTTCCTTCTATGAACAACCTCCTGATAATATTATCAATTACGATGATTGGCGCACTGTATGCCTTCCATTCTTCGCATGCCATGCTCCTTTCTAATATTGCCAGGCTCAAAGTCCGGGATCGTTTGAACGACATTCACAACAACTTTGAGACTACACCACTTTCTCTGATTCAGAGTATGGTCCTACTAACATTTTTTGGGATTTTCAGTAACGATTCAAATGTCACGAATGGTATGAGTAACAAGGTCATGATGTTGATTAAATTGGTCAAGAGTTCCAAACTGAATATGCCTTTGGAGACTCTACAGACGCCACCGATCGAAAGTGACCATGTCCTGGAATTTCAGGATAATCCAGAAGTGCTCAATAGGATTAGGAGCCAATACAACACACctcaacaaattcacagaaacttcaaatatttcatCACAGCACAGGCTCGAATAAGGACTTGCCATATTATCTTACTAATCTCCAATCTCTTCACATCACTAGTCGGTTTGGAAGGCGTTTTCCACTCGATCGATTTGAAATGTGGTGTGCCATGCTTCCACGAACGGTTATTTGCGTGTGAAGATGCCATTCAGTGGGCTagaaacttgaaaaaatatcacATTGTGTTagattcaaaattctcGCTGATTCAGCTCTCTAATGGTGAAGATTATAGTCACTGTCTAATGTACATTTCGACAGGAAGCCAGTACTACTACGAAAACTCGAAGATATCATTCAGGACCTTACTGTCGATGCTAATTTCTGTTCatgaaaagatcttcctGGAGAGGAATAACATGAAATATGAGGCTAACGAACAAGTAAATGAGATTAAATGGCGTATGAATTCGCGTCCAGTGATCGATGCCATGCTCAAACATTGGGAAGCgattttcatcaagagcGGCGGTACGCTGGCCTGCCATGAAGAGAATATACCGATGATTAACGAGAACCCTGCAATGAGACTCATCATTCCCCTACATCTTTTTGCAAACATCAGGAAATGTCTGGATTTAAGACGAGTAATGAATAGAATATGGCTAAAAGACTGGGAAGGTATGAATGAAGGTTTGAGTTGCATGAGTTCCAACAAGGACTCGCTGCGTGAGGCATCGAGTTTTGCGTTAAACATCGTCCGTTTCTGGGCTGAGACAGTCTCAgtaatgaaaaatgcaGAGAGAACAGCAATTAGAACCCCCATTTTCTCCATTACATGTATCTTCTCGTCCATTCTCATTGTAGCGGAATATATGAGACGCGTCGAAGCCTGGGCACAAGATTTTGatccttcaaatccaaCTGCACAGATCTTAAATGCGTCTGACAGAATGTTCTGGCTAAAATCAGAGCAAGTGCTTAAGAAAGTGGAAGAACATTTGTTGCCAAAGGGCTACAACTCACAATCGTATGCCGAGTTTTTGAGATCCCAGGCAAAAGGGGCGCTCGACGTCGACGTTCTGGACAATGAGTTGGCTCGGCGTGCGATGAAGCCAGATACTCCAACGGAGGAAACCAAAGAAGTTATAATAAAAGCAAGACTCTCTTCCAGGTCGTTGTACCTGGGTGTAAGAATACTGGGCGACGCCCCGATATGGCCGATCGCTCTGCTGTTTGCGCATGCACTGCAGGCCAGGGCAATTTACAACCTTGAAGACCGCTCGACATTATCGAAGCCAGAATAA
- the DUS1 gene encoding tRNA dihydrouridine synthase (similar to Saccharomyces cerevisiae DUS1 (YML080W); ancestral locus Anc_4.350), translated as MTQNVNDVLDEIKAKKMLGRQLFESIGSPTKIVAPMVDQSELAWRILSRRYGATLAYTPMFHAKLFATSEKYRRDMWCEIDGNPEIDRPLVVQFCANDPEYLLQAARLVQDKCDAVDLNLGCPQGIARKGRYGSFLMEDWDLIHKLIRQLHDNLDIPVTAKIRVFPEREKTLEYAKMVLDAGAQFLTVHGRLREQKGQKTGLADWEIVKYLRENLPVDTVFFGNGNILYPEDISRGIKHIKCDAIMSAEGNLYNPGIFNTHESEQKDDAFPRVDHVAREYFEIVRKYKESQASRIAMKSHMFKILRPLLPHHTDIRAALASLNAKTPFEEWEEKVIKAVESVVEAIFAQENIQELDQVVKGAVELWGGFYVTVPYWRCQPYFRPVNGVTADKRLTEGLKAQSESESNDNKRKAESALQRGNEKEVKV; from the coding sequence ATGACCCAAAACGTGAATGATGTACTGGACGAGATCaaagcaaagaagatgCTGGGAAGACAACTGTTTGAGAGTATTGGAAGTCCAACGAAAATCGTGGCACCAATGGTTGATCAGTCTGAGTTAGCATGGAGGATTTTATCGAGAAGATATGGAGCAACACTCGCTTACACACCGATGTTCCACGCCAAGTTATTTGCTACATCTGAAAAGTACAGGCGCGATATGTGGTGTGAAATCGATGGTAATCCCGAAATTGATCGCCCTCTTGTCGTTCAGTTCTGTGCGAACGACCCTGAGTATCTGTTGCAGGCTGCAAGACTGGTTCAAGACAAGTGCGATGCGGTCGATCTAAACCTTGGTTGTCCACAAGGTATCGCTAGGAAAGGTCGCTACGGCTCATTTTTGATGGAGGATTGGGATCTAATTCATAAATTAATCAGGCAGCTACATGACAATCTTGATATTCCAGTTACTGCAAAGATACGGGTCTTTCCTGAACGTGAAAAGACGCTAGAGTATGCGAAGATGGTGCTAGACGCTGGAGCTCAATTCTTGACCGTCCATGGAAGACTAAGGGAGCAAAAGGGCCAAAAGACTGGGCTCGCAGACTGGGAAATTGTGAAGTACCTAAGGGAAAACCTCCCAGTAGATACTGTTTTCTTTGGCAACGGTAACATTTTATATCCAGAAGATATTTCTCGAGGTATAAAGCACATTAAATGTGACGCTATAATGAGTGCCGAAGGAAATCTCTACAACCCTGGGATCTTCAATACCCATGAGTCAGAACAAAAGGATGATGCATTCCCCCGAGTGGATCACGTCGCCAGGGAGTATTTTGAGATTGTCCGCAAGTATAAGGAATCCCAGGCGTCTCGTATTGCCATGAAATCACACATGTTCAAGATCCTACGGCCTTTACTACCACACCACACTGATATAAGAGCCGCATTGGCATCACTTAATGCAAAAAcaccttttgaagagtgGGAAGAGAAGGTTATCAAGGCCGTCGAGTCAGTGGTAGAAGCTATATTTGCGCAGGAAAATATCCAAGAACTGGATCAAGTTGTCAAAGGTGCAGTTGAGCTATGGGGTGGTTTCTACGTCACAGTGCCATACTGGAGGTGTCAGCCGTACTTCAGACCAGTGAATGGTGTAACTGCAGACAAGAGACTCACTGAGGGCCTGAAGGCCCAAAGCGAATCTGAAAGTAATGACAACAAGAGAAAGGCAGAATCTGCTTTACAGAGAGGTAATGAGAAAGAGGTCAAAGTATGA